The sequence aagaaatacaTAGAaggtttcttttaaagaaacacaTTAAGATCAATTCTTCattctaaagaaaataaatcaggcCTAACTTAGTAGGAATGAGAAACATAATACAGAGAAGATTCTGTAAGAGATTTAGTTCAATAAATTGAGCTTCAAATAGTTATTAAAAGACAAGAATGATCAAAGATGAATCAATGCTCACTCATAGACTATATAGCTAAAAAATGCTTCCAACTATGCAGAAACCTGGATAGATAAAAAATACTGCAGATACTTATAGGCAAATATAGCTGAGCAGACACCATAAAGCTGCAGTCTGTCCTGCATAAAAGAATTATGTGTCTTTCCAACAGCATAAACTTGCAGAGATATAAAAAAGTGCATGTCAAGTGTTCTGCCTGTTTGCCTTCTTCAAGTGTTTTTCTAAGTGTTTGCGAATGAACTCATCATAAAGTATCTGCTACCAATTGGAATACTGGTACCCAGATTATCTgcaaagcaaaggaaaccatTTTTAACATCACATCTTTAAACTCCTACTTTGAGACCAGTGGGTTAGTTACCCAGCTGAATAGTATGGCACACTTTAGACTGGTTTCCTTCACTCTgaattaaatacaaataatcCCTTTAATTTTAAACCCCTGGTCCAGTAGGAATATATAGTGAGGTCCATAATTTCTTCCCTTTGCACCTCAACATGCATTAATAAATGTATTAGTAGTTGCCATATACTTACTCCTTGTAGCTTGTAACTCTTTGTAATCCACTTCTACATGTAGGACAGCCAGATCTTTCAAGAAACTCAGTtctaaaaaaattgttttactgTGTACTTACCAAGTAAACTTCAATTTGTCAGTATACTAGAGAAGGCAAAAACCCCTATAACCATTAGTAGCCTCCATTTACTAACATCCTCCAAAACTGCATGACGAGTATTTCCAGAATGAGAACAGGGTGGGCTTCTTTAATACTATACTGCAAAGCTACTTTCATTACATTCAGAGGTATACTGCCAGTATGTCAAGTTGTCAACAGACTGTCACCAACAGCTGACTCCCAAGAGTTGCTCTTGTCTCAGGAAAAATCCACTTTATGGAACTCCAGAAGGAAACCTTCATCTCTGCCTACAATAAAATGAGTGTGCATCTTCTCCAACAACAGAAAACCTGAGTACAGAAGAAACATCAGGAGAAACTTCAGCAAGTTTCAACATGACCAAGCAGGCTACAAATgttgcagctccttctcctgtcTGAAAGGACAGAGCTATCTACCCCAACAACTTGGTGCAAAATGACCCTGAGTAGGGGTCCCCACCTCTTCCTCTCTGCTTGAATTTTCCACACCAAGTCACTACTTGCAGCTTCATAATATGAAACAATGCAAGCAGAATTTTGTAGATCAGTCACCCACTTGAAGGTGATAGAAGTTTAAAGCAAAATAGTTCAGTACAACAGAAAATTGCCTCATTATGCAAAAACCAATCTTATTTTTAGATTCCATCTTATGTTCCCTTGTGTTACACTCCACTTGACCTGAGCAGaaattaatacagaaaaaagGATCCAAACTTGGAGATTTCCAAGCTGTGATTTcgaattacctttttttttttgtttcttttaatgaGCAAACACTATATAAAAAGTGCTAAAGAACAATGTTCCCATGAGACTTAGAGGAGTACAGTCATGGGAGATTTCTGGTAGCAAAGCTGAAGAACAGGAACAGTGCAGCTTCTAAGctatttttttagcttttaatAGATATacaatactttttaaaaaagcccaaacaaaaccagagcttttctcttctctttttcttactTTATCACTGTAAGGCACATTAAGCACCCTGTACAGATGAGTACAAGATCACAGCATCATCGAATAGTTTGtgtttgaagggaccttaaaataCATCTAGTTCCTATCCACCTGCCACAAtcagggacacattccactagAACAGCTTTCTctaagccccatccaacctggccttgaagaTGAAATATTGCTGTACAAAGCTGCATGTATTACAATGTCTCAACTTAGTCAGTTTTTTCCCAGCAGAAGGTGAAACAGTGCCACCCACTGTTTTTCCAGAGTATCCcctgctgcagaaagcagcacaaagctACGTTGGTGCTTCACATTCACTAGACCGGCAGCTCATGCTCAGCCTTCCTCCCTCAGTCCCAACACTGGGCTTTACTACTGGGTGACACATCTACAGTGATATTTCACTCACTAGGAAAGCTGCACAAGGGAAAACTCTTTGAACTTGCTCTACTACAGCTGAAGCCTCAGGATAGACAAAAGGCCAAATCACACAGAATTTAGTGGTTTTTAACCCTGGAAGCAGGAGTTTCTTTGACTGTACCTCTGGGTTTTCACAACCACTAGTTGTATGCAACTCAAGTGAATCTCAGGCCAAAGAGAGTAAAGTATTACACCTGCAATATGTTACATTATGCAAAATTAAAACTCTTAAAATTGCCTTAGGGTCTAAATATCCAACTGCTTTTTTTCCACATGCTTCCATTCATTTTGTACCATCCCTTAATCAGACCTGACAAGTATCAACCACTCCCTCTTAAGCTAGGTCACAGGTCATTCTCTATAATCAACACTCTTACCCACCAGCTTATTTTCTGTTACTAAAAGGAACATTTATGTAATCCAAGGATCAGAAGTTATTAGAACTGGTAACAGTCATGCATTGTTAAGACAAAAAGAGCAATTAAAGACTTCTTAAAAAATAACAGTGCTTGTACACATCTTACTTATCTCTGGATGGTGGAGAAAATGGCAATGCTTTCCAGCACAATAACATACCAGTCACATAAAGGTCTACAACTACTTGGTTTTCCATTAAGAAAATACTTTGTAGGCCACTTTACAACAGAAAGTGGGCTGTTACTCATACTCGAGAATGTGCAGGCCAGTATTTCAATGATTAAGTATTCTGCTTAACAACAAACTACTTGCCTCTTTGTGAGAACACAGGAAAATTCCAGAAAGGTCGAGTGGATGAAATTATGTAAAATTCTAGGTACATTTAGTTACTTCAGAACCAGTTAGACTTTGTTGATAGCTAAATACCCCTAGCCACTCATTATATCTTGGCAGTGTGTGTTTCAATAGGACAAGGTGGGTAGTATCTTAAACTAAAAGATGGTTGATCCAAGCTAAATACACTAAGAAGTTTTTTACAATGAGCATGGTAAACCAGGTTACTCAGAGAGATGGCAgatggatgccccatccctggaaacattcacaGTCAGAATCAACAGGGGTCTGAGCAACCTAATCTAGCTGAAGATGTCCCAGCTCACTACAGGCTTGAAATAAATGACCCTtcatggtcccttccaacccaaaataCTCCATGACTGTATTTTATGATTCAGACATCCTctggctggggctcagctgtgGTCTATTAACTCTTAGGACATCCAAGTAACAGCAATGAAAACTCAAGATACCAACAGCTGAAATCAAGGACCCAGACTAAAGAGAAAACTACAGACTCCAAATGCATTTGAGAGTTCTCTCTGTGGTTCTGGAGGTGACAGCTTAAAACCATGTATGCATGTTCACAACACAATCTTTGGAAGCAAGTTTCATCATGTCTGTACTAACACGTCTAAAGATTTCTCTTACTGTGTAAGTGAATTGCCAACCATTGATTAAGAAACACTTTTTATTCTGAGCTCACATTCTCTTTAGACTGAATAAGCATTTAACTCAAGTACAGAATTAGAAACTTATCACTAGTATTGAGTATCATGGCAGCTATTTCCTAGTGACACTCAGCGGGTCATATGAATTAATACTTTGTTGTGACAGTTTAACATGGACCTGTGGATCTGCTAAAAAACATGCTCACATGACACTGAATCAGCAGAGAAGGCTTTTAAGAGGAAATATACAAAAGACTTTAAGTATTCCAGCTGTTTATTTGCCAGTGTACAGtatacattaaaaaagaaaaaaggaagaaggcccaaataacataaaatatgtGTATAGTGTTTGCTAGACAAATACCTGACTGAATCAAGGCATACCTTACACTTCATGGAGTCACAATGAAGTTCAGGCACATACTTTATGTTTGGTTTAATGGTTTACAACTCTTTTGGTCTGTTTAGTAGAAAATGAACCAACTGAAGCAGAACTTCATCATTAAAGCCCTTCACATTACCATCTTCCACGACATCATACAGTGGCTTACTGTCGGTACCCCAACAAATATTCTTTCGAGGGTTGTTTTTAATAGTTTCTGCATTTAGTGCTAAAGTATTTAGCTGGtagcaaaagaaagcaaaatattttccatcagTCACTACTGCCTGCGATACAAAAGGACGGGTCACATCTGCTTCATTCCAGAATCctacaaaataaacaaatacaaCAGAACTTGAGATTTCTACCAGCACAAACACCTAAATGCTAGTCCCAAAAACCAGGGAATTGCAGCAGCTACCTAGTTGGGAAAAAGTGCTGTCTGCTTTAGCAACAGAAGCATTTTTTATACAGACTAAGCAAAACACAATCACCAACAAAGGTTATGTCTAAGATCAAGGGACACAGAGGCATACTTGCATTTTGTACACAGTTCCCTATCAACAGTTAATTAAAATCACTCACTCATCAGCCAAGTGACTTTTCCAAAACATTTAAGTTACTAATGCATCCGAAGTCCTGCAaaggagctgaaggaaaatgtctttttacTATTTCACATCTCTCAAGATGCAATGAGCATTTGTTTTATGACAAAAGCATGTACATATATGCACAAACATAACTGGCTATAGTAACCAACCAGACACCAAGAACACTATGTCAGTGTTAGTGTTTCAAACAAACCCTACTGAGCACTAACAATATGTTAAAAACATGTACATACTAATGCATATGCACtaatacatacacatatatttttCAAGAATATTACTATTATGTGCCACAATGCAAAAAActgttaaagaagaaaaaaagtcataGATTTGAATAATGCTGCCCTTATAACTCATGATGTGTCTGCAGCTGATCAGCTCTGAAGACAAGACTCACTCAACTTCAATATTTTACAACCACAAAGGAAACTTTCTAATACTccactacattaaaaaaattgttgcaGAGCCAGCAGTATATACTACAGTCAAAGAATTTTCTTACATGTGTTGTTTCTCAAGTGAAACTACAAGCCATCAGGTGTCTTACACTAACATTAGACAATCATTTTATTTACAAGAATAAGCGAAGACTGATCTGGTTTAACCATCCAGGTATTCTGGGACGTTTTTAGAAAAATGTAGGCATAAAATCCAAATATAAGGTAgctaacatttttctttcattcccaGTATTTTCATGGAATTGAAATTACTGAAACAAGGGCTAAGAAACACAGTTgttccagaaggaaaaaaaccaaaattcctTGATGTCTACTGCATTTCCCTCTTAAGGAGGAAAGAGCAAGTGAAAGCAACTGAGGTTTTTGCACAGGCTTACTGCTATatagggaaaaatatttttgtatttgaatTGTATTTAATTCCCCTGTATAAAAGTACTCCAAGTCTTAACTAACTCTTTAATTAATTCAATTACATCTGTAAAGACTTACTTAAAAGACAgtcttcaggaaaaagaaacacaagaaaGAGGCGTTGAGgagaaaaggttaaaaaacTTTACAGTAGGCATTCATAACCAGGAAAGATTTGTCCAGCTGACCACCTCACCTTGATACAttgcttgtgctgctgtccaGGCAAAGAGACTTGCAATTCCATTCGATCGATAAACGACTTCAATTTGATCCTCGAGACGCTCTTTTATGAACCTCTCCCGCTTCAGTCTGTCGGGAAGGAGATGGAACTGGGTATGTCCGTAACAGCATGGATCTGCCACCTTTGCTCCTGCGCTCCCCAAAACAAAACTATCAGTCACAGAAAGAACACTCTTTATCACACATTCAAACACACATCTTCACCATCAGACTAAAGCCAGAACCCCTACTGTAGATCCGTGAGGAGCTGCCTGCTTCCAAAAGGCAAGAGTCCACATCTTAAAATGAGAATTTCCCTGGAGATGTaccaaaattcaaaattttgtGTCAATTTTCTATTCAACTAAACTTCTTCAAGCAAATTTGGACACACAATACCACACGCACAGGAGAACGCTACTCCCCATTGCCTAACTCTGACATGAAATCTCAATAGAGATCTATACACTACCTATATTTACACAGTAtacttataaataaaaatacagaactttTTCTGGTCATGAGAGAAGAAAGATCAAGGTGGCATTagttttggggttggtttttgtttgattggtttgttgggtttttttacctaAGAAAAGTTAATATTTCGCAATTAAAAACTCTTACCTATAAATACCTTATTTTCATACTGTTTTTTAAACAATGGCAGTTTGGATGGCTTGTGATCAATAACAGGAACATCTCCAAGATCTGACTCCAGGGGTACAACCTTGAAGACAACAGAAGAAAGAACAGCCATGATGTAAGACACATTTCTGACATCAGGTCCACTGTAATACACTACTTCCTGGTCAAACAACAGAAAGTGCAAGTCCTGCTTACATACATCATACAGATAAACTTAAATGAAATTCATTGTCTTGCAAGAGAAATTCTCATCTTGTGATGAGTGTTAGCACAGTCATGTTGTATTAATTTTTCCACAAcacaaaaaatgtgaaatattgcTAAAAAAACTGCCACTTGTCACCATCATTTACCTTCCAtagagaaaaacacatttctagCAGCAGCCAATAAACTAACTTGAACCTGCAGACTAAGTTTGCAGATTTGGTTTACTGCACAACATTTTAAATTGCCTAGAAAGTTCTTCCAAAATGCCAAGGTTTGTAGCATCTGATGACACTAAAACAAGCAAACTGTACAACTAAGTCAGCCGTAAAAGTACTGTGAGAAGTTCTGTAAACATAAACGTTTACAGAACACACAATACTTTTCTGTTTGGGGTGGAAACTGGACAACAGAGACCTTCAGGGGCTACACAACTACCACTGTATAAACCTGCAGGAAAAACATTACAatactgaaacagaaaatacttcCACCAAACTTGAGCATTCAAGAAAACAACTGCCAAGCAGTAACAACAAGCAAGAATGCTCACATTCAGTTTGTATGagctttcacttttttttccctccactcctATTATTCTCCTCCAATGAGAATGTTACACAGCATGATTCTTGTTCTTGCCTCCATTTCCAAGCACAGAATATTAAAAAGtcaatttaattaaatataacaACATGCAATTTAGAGTACAAAGAGGATAAGAAGTTGAGAAACTGCAAAGTTCAAAGCCATTTCCACAAGGCAGAAAGGGTGTTAAGACCCAAAAAATACCCAAATGTGCAATGTACTGATTAACTAGGTCCTCCACAGACCACCTCTGCATTGTTTCAATGGCTGTCAGAAACGAAAGTGAAAAGGCATGGTATTAACTTGCTTTTGAAAACATCCCCACCTCGGGAAGCTGCTTTGGCACACGGATCTGGAGGTGTGGGTTATCATCTATTTGGAATCGCACAGGATCAACTCTACCCTTTCGATGTCCGTGAACAACAACTTCATTACCATGATGCCAGTAATAGTTAACCTCAGGGTTTAGATCTGAAACAGaacaagaaacacaaaaaaccagTGATTCGCCTCTTGCATTCAAAACCCTCGCAATTCCTCTGTAGCTGCGGTGAGATGAAACACCAAAAATCTATGTAGAAGGATGAAACAAATTACTAGTGACGGTGTGAACAGGTGAGATACACCAGCGACACTCGTGCCGGCTCGCAGCCTGGCTCTATCGCCCAAAGGCTCCCAAGTCCCCTTCCCTGACAGCCCTGCTCCGTACCGAGGGACGAAGCAGCCAGCAGTGGGTTGCGACCGGATAGGGAAGCGGCGAGGGTGGAAACGAGCTGCGTGAGGAAGGGGCCGGGTGTGTGATCCTGGTCACGGTAGAGGAACGGCCTCTTCTTGTTCTGGTAGAAGCTCTCCTGGAGAAGGGCGTCGCAGGCGAGAGAGCGCAGCTCGCCTATATCCGGACACGGCGCCGCTCCCACCGAGGGCTCCGGGGTTTTCGCGGCCCTCGGAGCGTCCGCATTCCCCGCCGCCTCCGCATTCCCCGCTACCTCCGCATGCCCCGGCGCCTCCGCTCTCGGCTCCGGGGCTCTGCCGGTCTCGGAAGTCGCTCCCGCCGTCGCTACTGGGGGTTTCGCGGCCGCGGCTCTCGGAGGCATTCCCGGCACTAGGACGGTTTTTGTGAAGCTGCGGTACCAGCGGTCGGCGTTGAGGGCGAAGGTCTGCGGGTACACCATGTACTTGGGCCGCTGCAGCTTCCCGTACAGCCGCAGCTTCTCCTCCACCGTGGCCGCCTCGTGCACACGCTGGTTGAAGCGCTGCAGGCGTCGCGACTTGGCCGCTTTGCTCTTGGCCGTGATGGACGCCACCACGGGCGGGTAGAGCGGGCTGGCGGGCGGCGAGGGGGCGCTGGGGACCGTGTCCGAGAACCAGCGCCGGCCGGGCCGCAGCAGCCGCCGGGCCCCCAGGGCCGCCATCTCGCGAAACTGCGGaagggcggcggggccgcgtCCGGAAACCGCGGCAGCTGATTGGCCTCGGGGACCACGTCATAAGATTGTCTTCCGGTCGGCGGGCGGGTTCTTCGGAAGCGGGAGCTGCCGGGCAGGAAGCGGCGGGGCCTTGGGAGTCACGTGGCTGGAGGGCGCCGAGCGCCCCCGCGGCGTGGCGAGGAGGAGCCTCTGCGCATGTGCAATAGCAGCAGTATGGCCTCTCCCGCGCTGGAACTACAGCTCCCAAGATGCTTAGCGAGAGGCGGCTGGAAGTGCCCTGCCCCGCTGCAGGCGGAGTCCGCCCCCGTGTGGAGCGTGGTGTGGCGCTGGGAGCCACAGAACTGACCACAAAACCGAGCTGAAAGAGAGCTCTGAGATTATCGATTCCGGCCTGTGACCGAGCACCACCACCTCAATAGATCGTGGCACGGCGTGCCACACCGTTTTTCCTCAAATACCCCCAGGGACGGGGATATTTTCCTTAAATACCCCCACCGCCTCCCGGGGCAGCCCGTTCCAGTATGTTATCACCCTTTCCGTGAAGAAACTCCTGGGGATGTCCAAGCTggacctcccctggcacagtgGGTGGCTGTGTTCTCTCGTCCTGTTTCTGGCTAAAAAGGCTCGGCGGAGCGTCGCTGCTTCCGCTGGGGAAGAGGACCCAGCCTGGAGCCGGCTTTCCCGGCGTGTCCCGAGCTGGGGGCCCGGTGCCGCCGGGG is a genomic window of Ammospiza nelsoni isolate bAmmNel1 chromosome Z, bAmmNel1.pri, whole genome shotgun sequence containing:
- the MRPS30 gene encoding large ribosomal subunit protein mL65, whose product is MAALGARRLLRPGRRWFSDTVPSAPSPPASPLYPPVVASITAKSKAAKSRRLQRFNQRVHEAATVEEKLRLYGKLQRPKYMVYPQTFALNADRWYRSFTKTVLVPGMPPRAAAAKPPVATAGATSETGRAPEPRAEAPGHAEVAGNAEAAGNADAPRAAKTPEPSVGAAPCPDIGELRSLACDALLQESFYQNKKRPFLYRDQDHTPGPFLTQLVSTLAASLSGRNPLLAASSLDLNPEVNYYWHHGNEVVVHGHRKGRVDPVRFQIDDNPHLQIRVPKQLPEVVPLESDLGDVPVIDHKPSKLPLFKKQYENKVFIGAKVADPCCYGHTQFHLLPDRLKRERFIKERLEDQIEVVYRSNGIASLFAWTAAQAMYQGFWNEADVTRPFVSQAVVTDGKYFAFFCYQLNTLALNAETIKNNPRKNICWGTDSKPLYDVVEDGNVKGFNDEVLLQLVHFLLNRPKEL